Within Pseudomonadota bacterium, the genomic segment CCGATATCTCTTTCCCCGCCTCGCCTCTGAGCTCCACGAAGACGTCCCCCTCCGTGTCGGAGCCGGCCGCATCGTAGAGGATCTCGTTTATCACGATGTACGAAGGCCTCTCCTTGACGGGCGTGCTTGTCCCTGCGGCACCTGACCCACCGCCGGAGGCCGAAGCCTCCCCATCGAACCACTCCACGCTGAACCTGCTCACAAACGGTGTCGGCGAGCGGCCGGCGCTCTGGTTCAGCGGCAGCCCCTCCTCGCTTTGGATCGCGCCGGTGGCCAAGATCATGTAGCGCGCCCCGGGCTCGTAGCCCTGAGCGGGCCGGAAGACCGCGACGCGGCCGTCGGAGGAAAACTCGTACAGCCCCTCCATGCCGCTGGCCTTGCCGCGGTCCAGGTCGCTGACCACCCCGTCTATCTCCTCAGAGTCGTCCATGAGCACGGCGAGGCTCGAGGGATTCACGGTGTCGATCGAGACCGCCCTGGAGAACTCGATCTCAACGGGGGCGCACGCGGAGACCACGTCGAGGTCGGCGGGGCTCACCGAGACCACAAAGGGCTGGAGCCGGACGAGCGACTCGTACGGCTCCCAGCCGACCCCGCCGCAGCCGGCGGCGAAGATCGCCGCAATGAATGCGACCGATCGCATCCTCATCCGCCCCTCCCCCGCTCTTCGGGCGCCTCGCAGAGCGCCCCGCCCGCCGCCCTGCCGAACCAGCCCTCGGTCATGCCGTCCAGCGCCGCCGCCGCCTCGCGGCACGCGACCGAGCGGAGGAATATCTTGTGCTCCACCACCGCCGGGTCCTTCGCCCTGCCCTTGAGGAGGGCGAGAAGCGCCGCCTCCTCGCCGAACCCCTCGACCGCATAGTAGCTCTTCGCCACCTGCGCGATTATTTCGTTGCGCGTCGCCACGACCCTGCGCGCCTCTGCCGATGCGGCGAGCTGCTTGGAGGAGAAGACCGACTCGCCGAGATCCCAGACCGCCCTGAATCCCAGGTTGTGATCGACGGTCGAGCCGCTGTTGTACTTCCCCTCCTCCGGCCCGACCACCACGCCGCTGGCGCCAACGTAGACGTTG encodes:
- a CDS encoding Ig-like domain-containing protein; translation: MRMRSVAFIAAIFAAGCGGVGWEPYESLVRLQPFVVSVSPADLDVVSACAPVEIEFSRAVSIDTVNPSSLAVLMDDSEEIDGVVSDLDRGKASGMEGLYEFSSDGRVAVFRPAQGYEPGARYMILATGAIQSEEGLPLNQSAGRSPTPFVSRFSVEWFDGEASASGGGSGAAGTSTPVKERPSYIVINEILYDAAGSDTEGDVFVELRGEAGKEISDYMIELVNGADGASVKSIRLPEGARLSDQGIYVVADAITGQPGVSNVAAADFILNFDPQNGPDCVQLLDEAGSLLDALGYGEPLPETAANGLECYLGAPAIDVNPGQSLSRTDGIDTRDNSQDFKAIDDPTPGMP